tatgagtttccgatatttcggcactgttgcaagtgtcatgatcacagatgaactggagtatatctGGATGGATGTTTATGAGGAGACTGTGTCAGTGTGTACTTGAGACACTACTTGACTATTTTAATCAAGAAATAAGctatttgcatttaatttaatatttcgttttataaTTTACAGCAAAATGCAATGTGTTTGGAGGGACTACCACAATATGTCTGCTACACATGTGCACCCATCCTAATGAAATGTCATAAGCTCATTGAGAAATGTATGTTTTCTCAAACTATACTGCTGGATATATTCGTTAAGAATGGACAGGTAGTTATTAAGTGATTTTAAGTAGCTTAAATTTCTTTTTGTGGTATAGGCCAGTAAACCTGctgacaaatcacctgatggtaataatcgctgctgcccatggacacccgatacatcagaggcgttacagctGTTTTAATGGTCTAAAACTCTTAAGTCAATATATTAAATTACTGATTATATTTCAATCTCTTTCAGATCACAAAATCtctaatagaaaaacaaaacaaaataacaaattcagACTCCGTATTAGCAACTACAGaagaattaagtaattatttagtgAAATGTGACGACGTCAACTCTGCACCGTTCCCTACAAACTCTTGCGATATGTATTTTAAGAGTGAAAATAATACTCATATAGATTCCAAAAGTTATACTGTCCTAGGTACGGattgtaaagttgaaatttatGGGGTGGATTTTTGTGCAAATTATGACTTAGAAGAGGATAGAACAAGCTCTGTTGTGTCAAGTCCGAAGGTGGATGTGGTTGAGGAGGTTTGTATTCTTGatgttagtattattatttatatgtccTTTCcattcacgggaccacagggtcccggacctttggaaggcatactaggagccgaagccaactcgtaaaggcccgttgaacaatttttattagtatgttagtatcagagaaattgtaaacattaatttttaaataaccaatggagtttcttactcggtcttctctattcgaagctacactggctttgaaacgagcacctagcttcactgacggactgacagactattatttatttctttatttgttgacattttaaaagtacctatttatagtttaattggaataaatgaagCATAAATGTTTCCATTCTTCTTCTGCCCTCAAATTAATTATTGCCATTGATATGTGTTTTTAGGAAAAATTGAAATCTAAGAAATGTACTAAGAACGAAGTGACAGCAAAAAGAATCAAAGGACTTACACTAGATGAAACTAATATGCTGAAATATTTCGATATCGTCCAATTATCGGTAACTTATATTCGTATGTATTCTAATTTCCTGAGCCTCTTCAAAAACAAATGGTATAACAATTGGGACTGTAACATTAACAACAAGGACCCTTTTAACAAGTGGGCCCCGTTAACAACTGGGCCCCTTAACAACCGGGCATCTTTAACAATTGGGTCCCTTAACAACCTTATAACCAGGTCCCTAAATAATTGGAgccacaaataaattaaattagtagtATAGAAGTTTATTTTCCATATCTATATGTTacctattacctacattttataatattcatacataataatatgtttacagTTGCCAGAACAAATAGAGGAATGGCAGAAGAGTGTCATCCGCCGTACGCTAAATAGTCAAACAGAGTATCAATGTAAGATATGTTACAAAACATTTGCGAGCACCCACTCTTACCAACATCACATCAAGTATCATGATCCGGTGAGTACTATACTAATTGttaactacttacttatattatctACTGTATGAAATTCgaatataaacaatattgtttttatcattatatTACCACATTCCCCCATACTTACTTATACTCTTTGCGAGTACCCAGTTTTATTTTGGCTCCAATGATTTAGAGACCCGGTTATAAAGGATTGCCGTTGTTGACGGGCCCAATTGTCAAATGGGTCCGGTTGTTAAGAGCCCCTGGTTAAATGGGCCCGGTTGTTAAGAGCCCCCTGTTTAAATGGGCCCGGTTGTTAAGAGCCGCTGGTTAAATGGGTCCGGTTGTGAAGAGCCGCTGGTTGTTAAAGGGGCCCGGTTGTTAAAGGTGCTCAGTTGTTAAGAGCCGCGAGTTTTTAAAGGGGCCCATTTGTTAAGGGGTCTTGTTGCTAAAGAGTCTTGGttaattttgacgtttcaaaagtgtctaattaaggattaattgaaataaatgcttttattttaCATAGTCAACCTTTTAAGCCTTACGTCTTTGGAGTGTTCTGTCGCAGTCacaggttattattattaattgatgataaattaactttaattttattgtaactttcgtgagacatactaaattaattatatgttatcggcttactcacgtagctgtttgacgaggaactcgactagtttcaagccatgctagaggctcatattcatgagcagcattccgcgacacacgacgcggcgactgtagCGCTGCTACTggttcattaataaattaacttgttatgaaatatttcaGAGTTTGGGCCAAGATGAATGTCCAGTGTGCAAGCTTCGCTTTAAAAGTGCAACGTTGGTGGCCGCGCACAGGAAACGAGCGCACAGCAAGAAGTTCTTCTGTAAAATGTGTCCCAAGTCttttaataatgtgtaagtatttataatttattttagattttctaTTTGTTGGCTAGTTCCGCGGGTTCTTTTTGCTTTTTAGTCCTAAAACGGTTGATAAGGTTACACAATTgcatatatacatttttaaatactacttataaaatacaaaataaaataatatttaaaaatataaaaataggagccgaccagtagcgggagcatggtccaagctaccggtggttagggctccagagacaggaacctcctcacaatacgtgctgtttcgaggagtactgccttctgcatcaggcccttgatccataatacaaattatttattaatatacatagCTTTTCATTTACAGTAATGTTGCCAAAAAGCACAGTCGTTGGCACTCCGGCTACCAGTACCGATGTCCGTGCTGTGCGTTCACGTCCATGCACGAGTCCGCGCTGTCCGCGCACAGACGGCGCGCGCACGGACCCGTGCACGTCTGTGTGCACTGTGGACGACACTACTCTACTGCACGGGGACTTAACGCGCATAAAAATGCTGCGCATAAGCAggataatgtaattaatatttttgtatatctaTTTGAATGTATTAACTGACCCTCTGCATGCTTGCGCACGCTCATatccatgagcagcattacgcgacaaacaacgcggcgattgtcgcgctgctactcatgaatatgagcctctagcatggcttgaaactagtcgagttcctcgtcagtTACGTGAACATATTCACGTGTGTTTTAGAACATACGAATACCCGCATGTACAATACAGTCTGTAGACCTCTGCCTTGTCTCTACAATAGATTCCAGATGGCAAGATTAAATTCTTGGTTATTATTATGGAATAAACAACACTTTTGTACGTACATAACTAGCTaggtatattaataattaaatatgtttttaggaCAAGGAAATTAGCAAGGAACATCCATGTAAACAGTGTGACATCAATTTCGCTTCAGAGGGCGCTAGACGAGTACACCTACTTACTTCTAGTCAACATAAGAAGAAACCTAGCCTATGGTGAGTTACTTACAACTATACAACTcatcatgaagcaaatacaaagagatgtcataactggattttcaacttttaaTCCCGTTTACAAGCCGAGAATATGACAAGTCCCTGTATCTTATAGCCCTATGGTAACACGGGCTGATGAttaagtatttatctattttttattatgactgGAATTAATTCCAGTGATCCAACAATGGACCCAATCCTGCGCAACTGTTGCAATAAGTGTGGCGTGGAATGTACTTCGTTTAAGGATCTCCTGGTACATATGAGGGCGGAGCACCCTCATCCGCGACGCACTGATCAGTCCTGGAAAGGAGACAATCCATATCCGTTGGATTGTGAGTTGGTGAGTGGTAgcattgtaaaaagaaaataaaaatagaaggaGTAACCATTGACATTAGAATTTGAGATGGGATATTGTACCATGTTTATccatttttatgagtttccgatatttcataatcatttccagttcatccgtgatcatggcgcttgcaacagtgccgaaatatcggaaactcataaaaatggataaacatggtaaatatcccgtctcaagttctaatgttagtgttagtgaccatgtcagtttaaaagctTATATATGAACCATTGAGTTTCTTagttgttcttctccatagcaAACTTTGGAACAATTAAGAAAATGACTTCACTAACGCGatgtcctgcgtgagcgatctagaagcgaacgcgaagcggtgcggtgacacgcgaattcaacgcgatgcggtgtgacgcggcggctatgtcctacgtgcatgtgaatcgtttcgttttgtttctgtttccgatattataaacaaaaatgtgacCGAACCACATCGCCTTCGCTTCTAGATCACGTAGGACATCATGTAAAGGAccgactgacagactgactgacattTGTTATAGTTttgtctttataatattttcgtaacatACAAAAGTTTCCTATATTGGTCATTGGTCTAaagtctaattgaaataaatgattgtgATTGgacaataaatatgaaattatatacTCCACACTTCCACAGTGCGGTGAAAAGATATGTTCTCGCAAGAAGCACTGGTTCCACGTCCGCAGACGGCATCCTAAGCACGTGGACTCCTACCATCCCATCATTACTGTCATTTGTGATACATGCGGGAAGGGATttcaggtatttttttattttatatttaatgatcGATTGAGGAGGCAGAATACCTTTACattgcacgattggtgcggtagctgggcgaCCAATAGCGggcaacgtgcagcgggttcgatctCGCAccgagcaaatctttgtgtgatacataaattgttgtttcgggtctgggtgtcatcgACAAGTAGTTTAAGCGCTGAATAGTAGCTGAATTACTGCTCACAAGAAATCTTCAGCGAATAAACCTACTGAATAAGAGCGTTAGACGCCTACTCAGCTGATATAACTCTGAAAGGGCACAAATTAAACATCCTGTTATTGTGAATAATGTAGCTGGTTGCACTATATCAGCGTTATTTGGGCATTCGGTGAAGGTAAAGACGCCCCAAGAGCTGAATAATGACCGATTATCAGGGTTGTGTTACTTTTTATACACCACAAGGGCTGAATAATAGAGTACTTGTTCCGCCCTTGTTTATCACCACAAAATACACTCCAGGATATTAGCAACTCTTATATGGAGCTGACAATTCACAAGTGAGCAACcattgtgaataatttttagttacttcttattattttgatatgttttgtATGAACCATTTTGTAAAGTGTTTATGGGGAACAGGCAAATATCACTATCGGGaagtaaaactttgtttttaagcCTCAGACGCATGAAATTCGAACACGGAAAGGTGCGTTTATTGTCAAATACCATATAATTATAGACGAATATTTTCACGCGCTCTCAAAATATCACTGCTTTCCtgaaaattatagtattaaaaacgttgatgatattattataaaaaaaaatctttttatttttcctttgtaATTTGAGAATAAGCTGTAAAATGAAATCATTCGTTTTCaaattcttttgaaattttcgttaactaaacaaaaaccaattgttatttattatttatacatatgtaggttAGAATCTAAAAAATGGCAGACGCAATGTGTaccgtattaattaaaattaaacagcaTGAGCTGTTGAAGTGTTCACTCGTGGTACATGAATCAGTGACGAGCTGTTACGAGTGGTTCTTGTGATACACAAGTCAGCTACAGATTCATATAAAGCTTGATAGTGGGTAACCCATAGTGATCATGTAGGCTTTATAAGAGCTATTATACGATTGCGTGTAACAAGCTGATTAACATTACACAAGTTCCACTGTGTGCAGCAAAAGGCATTATATCCTTGTTATACAAAGCCACAGAATAACTAATTACATCATAATAGCTCACATGATCTTTCTTAAAATGCAAGTCGTCTAAGAGTTCAGTTGTGGTCTTCAATTCAGAATATAGCTTAGTTAAAGTCCACAAAAGTACTTCAAATTGCTTAAACTCCACACTTCCACAGTGCGGTGAAAAAATATGTTCTCGCAAGAAGCACTGGTTCCACGTCCGCAGACGGCATCCCAAGCACGTGGACTCCTACCATCCCATCATCACTGTCATTTGTGACACATGCGGGAAGGGGTttcaggtatttttttttttttattttatatttaatgatcGATTTGAGGAGGCAGAATACCTTTTATattgcacgattggtgcggtggctgggcgaccggctgccacgcaacttGTAGAGGTTTCGATTCCCACAccgagcaactctttttgtgatccataaatcgttgtttcgggtctgggcacaggtctgggtgtcatgtgtatgtgaacttgtatgggtgtaaacgcacccacgacaatggagaaaatcctagtgtagggcaaggtttttttttaatttttaagctAACCCTCTTTTATACTATCATCAGAATTCCACAAAGCTACGTATCCACCAGCTTCGTCACAGCACTCCCAAGGTGCGATGTGCGCAATGCCCTCGTCTGTTCTACGACAAATACGCCCTCAATAGACATGCGCAAACGCACAGCGAAGAGAAACCACACCAGTGCCGCATTTGTGGGAGAGCATTCAAGCTGCTTAGTAACTTGGAAAGACATGCTAGAGTAAGTATCAGCTGGTAGGGATCAAAAGACTAGTATTCAACTTACGCTACATgtaaaattgaaagaaaaatgtatttggtGTGATAACGTTTGAACTTAAATGCAACACGTATTGTTGGGTAAATCCCCTACCATCGTACTTTGACTTAtttgtaatagttttaaaaataaattaattttcaactaaaattaaatagggatgaataatttttattttaatgttcgtcttgttaattatttttaaatattagacacgtatgttttattgcgaaaacaattactttcgaattatatcgatttgaaatatcgtgtgacgtcacttctaggtacattttatacgtagaaatgacgtattttatttcttctttctgTAAGATATTGtcgaaattaatatttgaataatttacagGTTCATACCGACGTCGCTCCTTACGAATGTACGATTTGcaacaaaaagtttaaatacTCGTCAAGCGTGAGCCTTCACGTGCGAACCGTACACTACAAATTACCTCATCCAACTAGGAAGAAAAGGAATAGGTCTGTAAAGGACAATGGtgattcttaaaataaaaatgtgtctacaaaattaaacatttgttttaattgtatttttctttacctaCTTTGGGAAATCAAAGTTGACATCTTATTAATAAACACCAACCTTTATCTATGCTAATTGCTAATGGTTTATGATCATCACTGTCGGTCGATTTATTATTATCGATGAAAGaaaccatttttaaaattaaattagataatTATGGTAAAATAATTAGTTCCCCAATCTAGATTGAAAGATTGAACGAGTTTGTGAGAGTGTGTTCTATCGCACTGGGCTCAGCTGCGGCATAATCATGAAAGCGTGACAAATGGAAATACTTTCAAAATGTGTTTTTTCACAGTTACGTCTGTGtacgttttataattattttaattaaatcttgaAGATATTAACTGAATTAGATATTctttacaaaaactaattaactaatGATCATAATAATAGACCATCAAAACATTAGCATTTTCAACCCCTCCTATGACGAATCTTAAAAGGCTCGTATtcaaaattattgcaaaatCAACTGGAACTTCAGATTATCTGTGTACACGAAAATTGTCATTTGTCATTTTGCTGTGATAATCGTTTCACGACTTTTGTTTTCTTGTCTCAAAATAATTCCATTTAAGTTCACGTGTaccaaaaacttcaaaaaatatAGTTGCGGGTTCTAAATACATGATAAGTTGTAGTTACTAAACAATTCGGTTGTGGTACATGTGTGTGTGCGGTCTGAACAATCTCAACAATGGAGAACCTTGATCTCAGCAATAACAAAAACGTGTCTCTGAGTTTGATAGCAGAGTACGGGGCTTCAGATTCTGATTCGGACGATACAGAGACCCGTTCGAATGATAATAATACAGATTCTGATGCTACGGATCTCACTGAGATGGTgttgaaaaataacataataaatgctTGTGCTCACGGGCCGTTGTCGAGACAGAGCGCCCGTGACGATGCGGATGTGAGTAGACACATGATAATCGACAGTGTAGAGAGCGGCGTAGTGGAGTACGAGGTGACGGAGTACCGGGATGTGGACACTGACTCGGATAACGAGTCCTCCAGCGACTCCAGCGACAGCGATGTGGACTCCGTGAAGGACATCGAAGAGGTCTCCAGTGGGTGAGTACTCACAAGTAGTAAATATACCTGTTTACAACCTTCAATGTGTATAAATCCAGATTAAACATCATTTATTTGTACAGTTGTTCAGTATTTTAtgcattgtaattttttttatgtaagagTTCGGGTAGTTGTAAAAAGTAATGATTCCAATTTAAAGTAGTTGAAAACCTCTTTGGTTTTCCcatgtgttatttattagtgtaatGTTAGATGACAAATCTGTGCAATGAGTTGTCTTATAACCAGTTATATTGATAAGGAAGTGATTAAtacttgtttataaatattttacaactacCAACATTCTCTTTGGAAGTTAAATCTACTTGTCTACCTGCTTGTGTACTTATTATACTTTACCATTTTATGTAGAAATGAGACACTATTCAGAATTCCAATCAAAAATATACCATGCACTAtgaacgtaataaaaaaataccatttttacTTTCCCGCACATGACACATCTGTGCAACATGACACtataataaacaaagtaataatcaattaatattaaatagggTAAATTCACCTGTTTGTGTCCACTTACCAGTTTCAGTCCATTTTACAGATCACAATGAAAATGTGTAAGGTCGAATTCaccttatgtaccactattttattgtattgtggacattaaagattaaataaataaataatatggagGTAGACTccttatttttgagatttttaaaGAGCATTCTGTAACATTGACACAAACTATTTGATGGATGCGATTAGGTGAACTTacctatttcatatttattatgataatacaatatttaatgaatattacttttttttattaaatagtgtTTCACAGAACACACAtgtgtaaataacaataaaacttaagAACCTGTTTACCATTAAAATTGATTAGTTTATAATCCACAGTATTAATTCATTAACCTTGTCTCTAATTATCTTAATAGGTGATAAgaaattgc
This sequence is a window from Spodoptera frugiperda isolate SF20-4 chromosome 5, AGI-APGP_CSIRO_Sfru_2.0, whole genome shotgun sequence. Protein-coding genes within it:
- the LOC118271934 gene encoding zinc finger protein 471 isoform X1 codes for the protein MVCYCCVQGCGNNSNVKKKDPNSVISFHAFPSNQELKTKWLKAIGRPNWTPANHARICSAHFKYEQINYDGCRIRIKDDAVPVNLLPPNSNFEASNVEACRICLATDIELCSLQDPQLGACMETIAGVNQNAMCLEGLPQYVCYTCAPILMKCHKLIEKCMFSQTILLDIFVKNGQITKSLIEKQNKITNSDSVLATTEELSNYLVKCDDVNSAPFPTNSCDMYFKSENNTHIDSKSYTVLGTDCKVEIYGVDFCANYDLEEDRTSSVVSSPKVDVVEEVCILDEKLKSKKCTKNEVTAKRIKGLTLDETNMLKYFDIVQLSLPEQIEEWQKSVIRRTLNSQTEYQCKICYKTFASTHSYQHHIKYHDPSLGQDECPVCKLRFKSATLVAAHRKRAHSKKFFCKMCPKSFNNVNVAKKHSRWHSGYQYRCPCCAFTSMHESALSAHRRRAHGPVHVCVHCGRHYSTARGLNAHKNAAHKQDNDKEISKEHPCKQCDINFASEGARRVHLLTSSQHKKKPSLCDPTMDPILRNCCNKCGVECTSFKDLLVHMRAEHPHPRRTDQSWKGDNPYPLDCELCGEKICSRKKHWFHVRRRHPKHVDSYHPIITVICDTCGKGFQNSTKLRIHQLRHSTPKVRCAQCPRLFYDKYALNRHAQTHSEEKPHQCRICGRAFKLLSNLERHARVHTDVAPYECTICNKKFKYSSSVSLHVRTVHYKLPHPTRKKRNRSVKDNGDS
- the LOC118271934 gene encoding zinc finger protein 471 isoform X2, whose product is MVCYCCVQGCGNNSNVKKKDPNSVISFHAFPSNQELKTKWLKAIGRPNWTPANHARICSAHFKYEQINYDGCRIRIKDDAVPVNLLPPNSNFEASNVEACRICLATDIELCSLQDPQLGACMETIAGVNQNAMCLEGLPQYVCYTCAPILMKCHKLIEKCMFSQTILLDIFVKNGQITKSLIEKQNKITNSDSVLATTEELSNYLVKCDDVNSAPFPTNSCDMYFKSENNTHIDSKSYTVLGTDCKVEIYGVDFCANYDLEEDRTSSVVSSPKVDVVEEVCILDEKLKSKKCTKNEVTAKRIKGLTLDETNMLKYFDIVQLSLPEQIEEWQKSVIRRTLNSQTEYQCKICYKTFASTHSYQHHIKYHDPSLGQDECPVCKLRFKSATLVAAHRKRAHSKKFFCKMCPKSFNNVNVAKKHSRWHSGYQYRCPCCAFTSMHESALSAHRRRAHGPVHVCVHCGRHYSTARGLNAHKNAAHKQDNDKEISKEHPCKQCDINFASEGARRVHLLTSSQHKKKPSLCDPTMDPILRNCCNKCGVECTSFKDLLVHMRAEHPHPRRTDQSWKGDNPYPLDCELCGEKICSRKKHWFHVRRRHPKHVDSYHPIITVICDTCGKGFQNSTKLRIHQLRHSTPKVRCAQCPRLFYDKYALNRHAQTHSEEKPHQCRICGRAFKLLSNLERHARVHTDVAPYECTICNKKFKYSSSVSLHVRTVHYKLPHPTRKKRNRSVKDNGDS
- the LOC118271934 gene encoding zinc finger protein 471 isoform X3, encoding MVCYCCVQGCGNNSNVKKKDPNSVISFHAFPSNQELKTKWLKAIGRPNWTPANHARICSAHFKYEQINYDGCRIRIKDDAVPVNLLPPNSNFEASNVEACRICLATDIELCSLQDPQLGACMETIAGVNQNAMCLEGLPQYVCYTCAPILMKCHKLIEKCMFSQTILLDIFVKNGQITKSLIEKQNKITNSDSVLATTEELSNYLVKCDDVNSAPFPTNSCDMYFKSENNTHIDSKSYTVLGTDCKVEIYGVDFCANYDLEEDRTSSVVSSPKVDVVEEEKLKSKKCTKNEVTAKRIKGLTLDETNMLKYFDIVQLSLPEQIEEWQKSVIRRTLNSQTEYQCKICYKTFASTHSYQHHIKYHDPSLGQDECPVCKLRFKSATLVAAHRKRAHSKKFFCKMCPKSFNNVNVAKKHSRWHSGYQYRCPCCAFTSMHESALSAHRRRAHGPVHVCVHCGRHYSTARGLNAHKNAAHKQDNDKEISKEHPCKQCDINFASEGARRVHLLTSSQHKKKPSLCDPTMDPILRNCCNKCGVECTSFKDLLVHMRAEHPHPRRTDQSWKGDNPYPLDCELCGEKICSRKKHWFHVRRRHPKHVDSYHPIITVICDTCGKGFQNSTKLRIHQLRHSTPKVRCAQCPRLFYDKYALNRHAQTHSEEKPHQCRICGRAFKLLSNLERHARVHTDVAPYECTICNKKFKYSSSVSLHVRTVHYKLPHPTRKKRNRSVKDNGDS